From a region of the Lactuca sativa cultivar Salinas chromosome 4, Lsat_Salinas_v11, whole genome shotgun sequence genome:
- the LOC111896453 gene encoding uncharacterized protein LOC111896453: MNVPHLEVNRRMLMPWEDIKANQDPWGFKTLTTQNWRNNPTNPYPPKQNPPHVMMRPQFSQYPSQKPPYPQTYHPTPNYQQPPQQGQSSGNHQTSLQELVTSLAQSQTQFQQEIKNTFSNIQEQIRDLATALNKMEQRGKLPSQTEKNLNVSAITLRSGKTLGESNPKIVSREEEDEVIIVEPLKVVVPLKDPIVLNIDQLESSNKSIKPLVIPSPFPFGLAPSKKEEEEKEFLETFCKVQINIPLLDAIKQIPRYSKFLKDMCTNKRKFKANEKIQVNANVFAVIQKKLPPKCKDPGMFAIPCTIGDLHVKSAMLDLGVSINVMLYSVFQSLNVGPLEGTRVINQLADRSSVSLRGVLEDVLVQVNQLVFPADFYVINLEEKTPSKSYMILLGRPFMNTAHIIVDVHKGKITMEFYGETIHFNIFEAMRYPSNISPFYQVDVIEPITQKVFDLSHGDILEIILNMNLDCESLKKILKMYTLDSKFEKIVKTLEVNNSTKKDVS, from the coding sequence ATGAATGTCCCACACTTGGAAGTGAACCGAAGGATGTTAATGCCATGGGAGGATATCAAGGCCAACCAAGACCCATGGGGTTTCAAAACACTTACAACCCAAAATTGGAGGAATAACCCAACCAACCCATACCCACCAAAGCAAAACCCACCACATGTTATGATGAGACCCCAATTTTCTCAATACCCATCACAAAAACCTCCATATCCCCAAACATATCATCCTACTCCAAATTACCAACAACCTCCACAACAAGGCCAATCAAGTGGTAACCATCAAACGAGCCTTCAAGAACTTGTTACTTCTCTTGCTCAAAGCCAAACCCAATTTCAACAAGAGATCAAGAACACTTTCTCCAACATTCAAGAACAAATTAGAGACTTAGCCACCGCTCTCAACAAGATGGAACAAAGGGGTAAACTTCCTTCTCAAACTGAGAAGAACCTCAATGTAAGTGCAATAACCTTGAGAAGTGGGAAAACACTTGGAGAAAGCAACCCTAAAATAgtttcaagagaagaagaagatgaagttattATTGTTGAACCTTTAAAAGTTGTAGTTCCTCTAAAGGATCCGATTGTGCTAAACATTGATCAACTCGAATCTTCCAACAAGTCCATCAAGCCATTGGTCATACCATCACCTTTTCCCTTCGGGTTGGCTCCCTCaaagaaagaagaggaagagaaaGAGTTTCTTGAAACTTTCTGCAAGGTCCAAATCAACATTCCACTATTGGATGCCATAAAGCAAATTCCGCGCTATTCCAAGTTTCTTAAGGATATGTGCACCAATAAGAGGAAATTTAAAGCGAATGAAAAGATTCAAGTCAATGCTAATGTGTTCGCGGTCATCCAAAAGAAGTTACCACCCAAATGCAAGGACCCGGGAATGTTTGCTATCCCTTGCACTATTGGTGATTTGCATGTTAAAAGTGCCATGCTAGATCTTGGAGTCTCGATCAATGTGATGCTATACTCAGTTTTTCAATCTCTCAATGTTGGACCTTTGGAAGGAACCAGAGTAATCAATCAATTAGCGGACAGGTCAAGTGTGTCTCTAAGAGGAGTGTTGGAGGATGTGTTAGTACAAGTTAATCAACTAGTATTTCCTGCAGACTTCTATGTCATTAACCTTGAAGAGAAGACTCCTTCCAAATCATATATGATCCTCCTTGGAAGACCTTTCATGAATACTGCTCACATAATCGTTGATGTCCATAAAGGAAAGATAACTATGGAGTTTTATGGAGAAACAATTCACTTCAACATCTTTGAAGCAATGAGGTACCCTAGCAATATTTCACCATTTTATCAGGTTGATGTAATTGAGCCAATAACCCAAAAAGTGTTTGATTTGTCTCATGGGGATATTTTGGAGATAATACTTAACATGAACCTTGATTGTGAGAGTTTGAAGAAAATACTAAAAATGTATACATTAGACTCTAAATTTGAAAAGATTGTGAAGACTTTGGAAGTAAACAATTCAACAAAGAAGGATGTCTCTTAA